A genomic region of Gossypium hirsutum isolate 1008001.06 chromosome D01, Gossypium_hirsutum_v2.1, whole genome shotgun sequence contains the following coding sequences:
- the LOC107943169 gene encoding uncharacterized protein has product MAAKYIIASLAGSFAIAYVSDLLVSDSKIFGGTTPSTVSNKGWWEETDKKFQAWPRTAGPPVVMNPISRQNFIVKSGSES; this is encoded by the exons ATGGCAGCAAAGTATATAATTGCTTCTCTTGCGGGATCATTTGCCATTGCTTATGTATCTGATCTGCTTGTTTCTGATAGTAAGATTTTTGGAG GGACCACGCCTTCCACTGTTTCAAACAAGGGATGGTGGGAAGAAACTGACAAAAAATTTCAGGCTTGGCCCCGCACGGCTGGTCCTCCAGTCGTGATGAATCCCATCAGCCGCCAGAATTTCATCGTTAAGTCTGGTTCTGAATCTTGA